GCCGTCAGAAGGCCGATGTAGGAGCGGGCCTCGGGGCTGTCCCCGGCCTTCCGGGCCTTTTCGAAGAAAGACAGGGCCCGGAGCCTGTCGCCTTGCCTCAGGCACTCCGCGCCCCGGCTGACGGGGTCCTGCGGCGAAGCCTGCTCTTCCGCCTGCTCCTGGCCAGCCGGGATATCTTCGGCGTTTGCGTTCTCCATGGCTCTGGGGCGGGACCAACCCCCCGCCGCCTCTATAATATCATACGCAGGCCCGTATCTCCCCCGCTTGAGCCCTTTTGCCGGTTGTATCCCCGGCACTCTTTGCCATTGACGGGGGAGTGCGCCTGTGCTAATTTTCACAGAACGCGTCCGGCCCTCCGCGCAGGAGGGGCTGGAGACCTGGTGAGGGGGGGTCTGTTGGGGTTGGGCAGGTTTGACGAGAGGTCGGAGAAAAGGGACCCTTTTTCGGTCTCGATGCAATTCGTCTACACCTTCCGCAATGGAGAGCACCGGAGGGCCAGGGCCGAGGGGCTGACCACGGACATAAGCGACGGCGGCCTGGGGCTTTACACGGACCGTCCCCTCAAGAGGGGACAGGTGGTGAAGGTATACAGCTCGGAGATGGACGAGGCCCCTCTCCGGGCGGAAGTGCGCTGGTGCACGAAGTATTCCGAGAGCCTCTACCGCGTGGGGGCCCGCTT
This portion of the Nitrospirota bacterium genome encodes:
- a CDS encoding PilZ domain-containing protein, whose product is MRGGLLGLGRFDERSEKRDPFSVSMQFVYTFRNGEHRRARAEGLTTDISDGGLGLYTDRPLKRGQVVKVYSSEMDEAPLRAEVRWCTKYSESLYRVGARLL